One part of the Denticeps clupeoides chromosome 16, fDenClu1.1, whole genome shotgun sequence genome encodes these proteins:
- the madd gene encoding MAP kinase-activating death domain protein isoform X6 — protein MEKKKMCPRLLDYLVVVGARQPSSDSVAQTPQLLRRYPLEDHADFPLPPDVVFFCQPEGCLSIRQRRVSLRDDSSFVFTLTDKDSGVVRYGICVNFYRSFQRGHHRPRTDKGDKGPLAETAVEATEKSDLPADELVPPPASGDAFPPGDLGTGRSPRQRRKPRVAPRNRNSTLTSLCMLSHYPFFSTFRECLYILKRMVDCCSHRLTQRTGLPKGTQRDTMWRVFTGALSVEEKEKGSQLLQDLREVESWVYRLLRSPVPVATLRRVDVEVLPHDMQPPLTFALPDSSRFSLVDFPLHLPLELLGVDACLQVLTCILLEHKVVLQSRDYNALSMSVMAFVAMIYPLEYMFPVIPLLPTCMASAEQLLLAPTPYIIGVPASFFLYKSDFKMPDDVWLVDLDCNKVIAPTNAEILPPLPEPESSELKKHLKQCLVRLTVITQKQIFASDSKALASMSLNTQPILNLEKFQEGQELPLLPPGRDKASPSSTEFNPLIYGNDVDSVDVATRVAMVRFFNSPNVLQGFQMHTRTLRLFPRPVVAFQATSFLASRPRRSPFAEKLSHTQAVEYYGEWALNPSNLAFQRIHNNVYDPSLIGDKPKWYAHQLQPVYYRVYDGSSQLAEAMSRPLEDEGNYSDPTDDSPVCFSGSDSEAYDSSSSYSSLGDFVNEMIRGDIQGDTPNVDPLTHAALGDASEVEFHDFQEYKEEGSDRMAEGEGSADTAEGQPLRSSSSTTASSSPSTVIQGANHEQTEPGEMEASASAVLQNSVPGLAVPPFTRPTPDPVPMDAANKKKEYDNPYFEPQYGFPTDDDADNEEQEESYTPRFNQNLNGNKLQRPLRPSSLRLPGESDGEGDSRNSSPNSTISNNSSDGFGGLMSFASNLYKNHGTSFSLSNLALPNKAAREKATPFPSLKEYFNFDLEQEMDEDDDDDDDDDDAESPVFGLNSLMEIITEVGPGSGEGARAPRALVDQKSSVIKHSPTVKRESPSPQGRANNTSENQQFLKEVVQSVLDGQGVGWLNMKKVRRLLENEQLRVFVLSKLNRAVQSEEDARQEVIRDVEVSRKVYKGMLDLLKCTVSSLEHSYTNAGLGGMASVFSLLEIARTHYQTKDPEKRKRSPTEGSSSPGSKESPSGRMESARAAGVLLVPRLQLPPPSSGKGARHFDTRSLNEENFIASIELWSKHQDNRKQNALDKEQRAEAAKHRVEGGDTEEKKSQISADSGLSVTSGSQKSDTESLASSEPPALTRSTSQDSEASTVVSNSSGETLGADSDLSSTAGDCLGGRVPPHLTLSRGTLSDSEIETNPATSSVFGKTHQLKPGVKEAAGPLTRGVPSAPIEDVSMRIYLCEGLLGRDKSSVWDQLEDAAMETFSLSKERSTLWDQLQFWEDAFLDAVMLEREGMGMDQGPQEMIDRYLSLGDHDRKRLEDDEDRLLATLLHNMIAYMLMMKVNKNDIRKKVRRLMGKSHIGLTHSQEINDILDRLANLSGRELPIRPSGSRHIKKQTFVVHAGTDTTGDIFFMEVCDDCIVLRSNIGTVYERWWYEKLINMTYCPKTKVLCLWRRNGQETQLNKFYTKKCRELYYCVKDSMERAAARQQSIKPGPELGGEFPVQDMKSGEGGLLQVTLEGINLKFMHSQERKVFIELNHIKKCNTVKGVFVLEEFVPETKEVVIHKYKTPMAHQICYSVLCLFSYMAAVKGKEAEGKPKMLSPRPLAS, from the exons atggagaaaaagaaaatgtgtcccCGCCTCCTGGACTACCTGGTTGTGGTTGGTGCCAG GCAGCCCAGCAGTGACAGCGTGGCCCAGACACCTCAGCTCCTGCGCAGGTATCCACTGGAGGATCACGCAGACTTTCCGCTGCCTCCGGATGTGGTGTTCTTCTGTCAGCCTGAGGGCTGCCTCAGCATCCGACAGCGCCGAGTCAGCCTCCGTGATGACTCCTCGTTTGTCTTCACTCTTACCGACAAAGACTCTGGCGTTGTTCGCTATGGAATCTGTGTCAACTTTTACCGCTCCTTTCAAAGGGGGCACCACCGCCCCAGGACAGACAAAG GGGACAAGGGACCTTTAGCAGAGACTGCGGTTGAGGCCACAGAAAAATCTGACCTCCCTGCTGATGAGCTTGTCCCCCCGCCTGCCAGTGGAGATGCatttccccctggagacttgGGAACGGGCAGGTCCCCTCGGCAAAGACGCAAACCCAGGGTGGCCCCTCGGAACCGAAACAgcactttgacttcactctgcATGCTCAGCCACTACCCATTCTTCTCCACCTTCAGGGAGTGCCTGTACATCCTGAAGCGCATGGTAGACTGCTGCAGCCACCGGCTCACACAGCGCACGGGCCTGCCCAAGGGCACTCAGAG GGACACCATGTGGCGTGTTTTTACGGGTGCGCTCTCTgtagaggagaaggagaagggcaGCCAGCTGCTGCAGGACTTGCGGGAGGTGGAATCGTGGGTGTACCGCCTGCTTCGTTCGCCCGTGCCCGTAGCCACCTTGCGCCGCGTGGACGTGGAAGTGCTGCCTCACGACATGCAGCCACCCCTTACCTTTGCCCTCCCCGACTCTTCTCGATTCAGCCTGGTGGACTTCCCACTCCACCTTCCCCTGGAGTTGCTGGGTGTGGATGCATGTCTGCAGGTTCTCACCTGCATTTTGCTGGAACATAAG GTGGTTTTGCAGTCTCGGGACTACAACGCTCTGTCCATGAGTGTCATGGCATTTGTAGCTATGATCTACCCCTTAGAGTACATGTTTCCTGTCATCCCCCTGCTTCCCACATGCATGGCTTCTGCTGAACAG CTTCTTCTTGCTCCAACTCCTTACATCATTGGTGTCCCAGCCAGCTTTTTCCTTTACAAGTCGGATTTTAAGATGCCAGATGATGTCTGGCTAGTTGATCTTGACTGCAACAAG GTTATTGCGCCAACCAACGCTGAAATACTGCCCCCCCTCCCAGAGCCTGAGTCATCAGAACTGAAGAAACACCTGAAGCAG TGTCTGGTTAGATTGACTGTGATCACCCAAAAGCAGATCTTCGCCTCCGACTCTAAG GCCTTGGCCAGCATGAGCTTGAACACCCAGCCCATCCTCAACCTGGAGAAATTTCAGGAGGGACAGGAACtacctcttcttcctcctggcAGAGACAAGGCTTCACCATCATCGACAGAGTTCAACCCGCTCATATATGGGAATGACGTGGACTCTGTGGATGTCGCAACAAg GGTTGCCATGGTGAGGTTCTTCAATTCCCCAAATGTGCTGCAAGGGTTCCAGATGCACACACGTACCCTGCGCCTGTTCCCTCGCCCTGTGGTGGCATTCCAGGCAACCTCGTTCCTAGCCTCCCGGCCTCGGCGCTCTCCCTTTGCTGAAAAGCTGTCACACACTCAGGCTGTGGAATATTATGGAGAATGGGCCCTAAACCCGTCAAACCTTGCATTTCAGAGAATCCACAACA ATGTGTATGACCCCTCTTTGATCGGAGACAAGCCCAAGTGGTATGCTCACCAACTTCAGCCTGTGTATTACCGGGTGTATGATGGCTCGTCCCAGCTGGCAGAAGCCATGAGCAGACCATTGGAGGATGAGGGAAATTATTCAGACCCCACTGATGACAG tcctGTGTGTTTCAGTGGCAGCGACAGTGAGGCCTATGACTCCAGCTCTTCATACTCTTCTCTTGGGGACTTTGTGAATGAAATGATCAGGGGCGACATTCAGGGAGACACTCCAA ATGTGGACCCACTTACACATGCTGCATTAGGGGATGCCAGTGAAGTTGAGTTCCATGACTTCCAGGAGTATAAGGAGGAGGGGTCTGACCGCATGGCTGAAGGAGAGGGCTCTGCCGACACTGCAGAGGGGCAACCTCTGCGTTCAAGCTCTAGCACCACCGCCAGCTCCAGCCCAAGCACAGTCATCCAGGGAGCAAATCAT GAACAGACAGAGCCTGGGGAGATGGAGGCTTCAGCAAGTGCTGTTCTCCAAAACTCTGTCCCTGGATTGGCTGTTCCACCTTTTACAAGACCCACCCCAGATCCTGTGCCTATGGATGCAGCCAATAAGAAGAAAGAATATGACAACCCATACTTTGAGCCACAATATGGGTTCCCCACTGATGATGATGCAGACAACGAGGAGCAAGAAGAGAGCTACACACCCCGCTTCAACCAGAACCTCAATGGCAACAA GCTTCAGCGGCCCCTGAGGCCCAGCAGTCTAAGGCTGCCAGGAGAGTCTGATGGTGAGGGAGACTCCCGCAACAGCTCTCCCAATTCCACCATCTCCAACAACAGCAGCGACGGTTTTGGGGGCCTCATGTCTTTTGCCA GTAACCTGTATAAGAACCATGGCACAAGCTTCAGCCTGTCCAACCTGGCTCTGCCCAACAAGGCAGCGCGGGAGAAGGCCACCCCATTCCCCAGCCTCAAAG aatattttaattttgattTAGAGCAGGAAATGGATGAAG acgacgatgatgatgatgatgatgatgatgctgaaaGCCCGG TATTTGGGCTAAATTCTCTAATGGAGATTATAACAGAGGTCGGCCCGGGGAGCGGAGAAG GTGCCCGTGCTCCCAGAGCTCTGGTGGACCAGAAGTCATCGGTTATAAAGCACAGCCCCACTGTAAAGAGGGAGTCCCCCTCCCCGCAGGGCAGAGCCAACAACACCAG TGAGAACCAGCAGTTTCTGAAGGAGGTGGTGCAGAGTGTGCTGGACGGCCAGGGCGTCGGCTGGCTCAACATGAAGAAGGTACGCCGCTTGCTAGAGAATGAGCAGCTGCGCGTTTTTGTGCTAAGCAAACTCAACCGTGCAGTCCAGTCGGAAGAAGATGCCCGGCAGGAGGTCATCCGTGATGTG GAGGTGAGCAGGAAGGTGTACAAGGGGATGCTGGACTTGCTGAAGTGCACCGTGTCCAGTTTGGAGCACTCTTACACCAATGCAGGTCTGGGTGGTATGGCCAGTGTGTTCAGCCTTCTAGAGATTGCACGCacccactaccaaaccaaag ACCCGGAGAAGCGGAAGCGCAGCCCCACGGAGGGGTCAAGCAGCCCAGGCAGCAAAGAGAGTCCATCCGGTCGCATGGAGAGCGCCAGGGCTGCTGGCGTCCTCCTTGTGCCCCGACTCCAGCTGCCGCCCCCCTCCTCTGGGAAGGGGGCTCGTCACTTTGATACCCGGAGTCTGAACGAGGAGAATTTTATTGCATCTATTG AATTGTGGAGCAAGCACCAGGATAACAGAAAGCAAAATGCTTTGGATAAAGAACAGA GGGCGGAGGCTGCCAAACATCGTGTAGAGGGAGGAGACACTGAGGAGAAGAAGTCTCAAATAAGCGCGGATAGTGGTCTGAGTGTCACCTCTGGCTCACAG AAGAGTGATACTGAGTCTTTGGCTAGTTCTGAACCTCCAGCTCTTACAAGGAGCACCAGTCAGGATTCAGAGGCCAGCACAGTG GTCAGTAACAGCTCAGGGGAGACATTGGGGGCCGACAGTGACCTGAGCAGTACAGCAGGCGACTGTCTGGGTGGCAGGGTCCCTCCCCATCTCACCCTATCCAGAGGGACCCTCTCAGACAGTGAGATTGAAACCAACCCTGCCACcagctctgtgttt GGTAAAACCCACCAGCTAAAGCCAGGTGTGAAGGAGGCTGCAGGACCACTGACCAGAGGAGTTCCATCTGCTCCGATAGAGGATGTCAGCATGAGGATCTATCTGTGCGAGGGCCTGTTGG GGCGTGACAAGAGCTCCGTCTGGGATCAGCTGGAGGACGCTGCCATGGAGACCTTTTCCCTGA GCAAAGAGCGCTCTACACTGTGGGATCAGCTGCAGTTCTGGGAGGATGCATTTTTGGATGCAGTTATGCTGGAGAGAGAGGGCATGGGCATGGACCAGGGGCCACAGGAAATGATTGACAG GTACCTGTCTCTGGGGGATCATGATCGTAAACGTcttgaagatgatgaagaccGACTGCTGGCTACTCTGCTGCACAACATGATAGCCTACATGCTAATGATGAAG GTGAATAAGAATGACATTCGAAAGAAAGTCAGGCGTCTGATGGGAAAGTCCCACATTGGCCTGACCCACAGCCAGGAGATCAATGACATCCTCGACCGTCTGGCCAACTTG AGTGGCCGTGAACTTCCCATCAGGCCAAGTGGTAGCCGTCACATCAAAAAGCAGACTTttgtggtgcatgctgggactgATACCACAGGAGACATATTCTTTATGGAG GTGTGTGATGACTGCATCGTCCTGCGCAGCAACATTGGCACAGTATACGAGCGCTGGTGGTACGAGAAGCTCATCAACATGACTTACTGTCCTAAGACCAAGGTGCTGTGCTTGTGGAGGCGCAACGGCCAGGAGACACAGCTCAACAAGTTCTACACCAAGAAG TGTCGAGAACTGTATTACTGTGTGAAGGACAGTATGGAGAGGGCTGCAGCACGCCAGCAGAGTATTAAACCAG GGCCAGAGCTAGGGGGGGAGTTCCCTGTACAGGACATGAAGAGCGGAGAGGGCGGCCTGCTGCAGGTCACACTAGAAGGCATCAATCTCAAATTCATGCACAGCCAG GAGCGGAAG GTTTTCATAGAGCTGAATCACATTAAAAAGTGCAATACTGTGAAGGGGGTCTTTGTCCTGGAGGAATTTG
- the madd gene encoding MAP kinase-activating death domain protein isoform X35 → MEKKKMCPRLLDYLVVVGARQPSSDSVAQTPQLLRRYPLEDHADFPLPPDVVFFCQPEGCLSIRQRRVSLRDDSSFVFTLTDKDSGVVRYGICVNFYRSFQRGHHRPRTDKGDKGPLAETAVEATEKSDLPADELVPPPASGDAFPPGDLGTGRSPRQRRKPRVAPRNRNSTLTSLCMLSHYPFFSTFRECLYILKRMVDCCSHRLTQRTGLPKGTQRDTMWRVFTGALSVEEKEKGSQLLQDLREVESWVYRLLRSPVPVATLRRVDVEVLPHDMQPPLTFALPDSSRFSLVDFPLHLPLELLGVDACLQVLTCILLEHKVVLQSRDYNALSMSVMAFVAMIYPLEYMFPVIPLLPTCMASAEQLLLAPTPYIIGVPASFFLYKSDFKMPDDVWLVDLDCNKVIAPTNAEILPPLPEPESSELKKHLKQALASMSLNTQPILNLEKFQEGQELPLLPPGRDKASPSSTEFNPLIYGNDVDSVDVATRVAMVRFFNSPNVLQGFQMHTRTLRLFPRPVVAFQATSFLASRPRRSPFAEKLSHTQAVEYYGEWALNPSNLAFQRIHNNVYDPSLIGDKPKWYAHQLQPVYYRVYDGSSQLAEAMSRPLEDEGNYSDPTDDSGSDSEAYDSSSSYSSLGDFVNEMIRGDIQGDTPNVDPLTHAALGDASEVEFHDFQEYKEEGSDRMAEGEGSADTAEGQPLRSSSSTTASSSPSTVIQGANHEQTEPGEMEASASAVLQNSVPGLAVPPFTRPTPDPVPMDAANKKKEYDNPYFEPQYGFPTDDDADNEEQEESYTPRFNQNLNGNKLQRPLRPSSLRLPGESDGEGDSRNSSPNSTISNNSSDGFGGLMSFASNLYKNHGTSFSLSNLALPNKAAREKATPFPSLKGARAPRALVDQKSSVIKHSPTVKRESPSPQGRANNTSENQQFLKEVVQSVLDGQGVGWLNMKKVRRLLENEQLRVFVLSKLNRAVQSEEDARQEVIRDVEVSRKVYKGMLDLLKCTVSSLEHSYTNAGLGGMASVFSLLEIARTHYQTKDPEKRKRSPTEGSSSPGSKESPSGRMESARAAGVLLVPRLQLPPPSSGKGARHFDTRSLNEENFIASIGAEAAKHRVEGGDTEEKKSQISADSGLSVTSGSQKSDTESLASSEPPALTRSTSQDSEASTVVSNSSGETLGADSDLSSTAGDCLGGRVPPHLTLSRGTLSDSEIETNPATSSVFGKTHQLKPGVKEAAGPLTRGVPSAPIEDVSMRIYLCEGLLGRDKSSVWDQLEDAAMETFSLSKERSTLWDQLQFWEDAFLDAVMLEREGMGMDQGPQEMIDRYLSLGDHDRKRLEDDEDRLLATLLHNMIAYMLMMKVNKNDIRKKVRRLMGKSHIGLTHSQEINDILDRLANLSGRELPIRPSGSRHIKKQTFVVHAGTDTTGDIFFMEVCDDCIVLRSNIGTVYERWWYEKLINMTYCPKTKVLCLWRRNGQETQLNKFYTKKCRELYYCVKDSMERAAARQQSIKPGPELGGEFPVQDMKSGEGGLLQVTLEGINLKFMHSQERKVFIELNHIKKCNTVKGVFVLEEFVPETKEVVIHKYKTPMAHQICYSVLCLFSYMAAVKGKEAEGKPKMLSPRPLAS, encoded by the exons atggagaaaaagaaaatgtgtcccCGCCTCCTGGACTACCTGGTTGTGGTTGGTGCCAG GCAGCCCAGCAGTGACAGCGTGGCCCAGACACCTCAGCTCCTGCGCAGGTATCCACTGGAGGATCACGCAGACTTTCCGCTGCCTCCGGATGTGGTGTTCTTCTGTCAGCCTGAGGGCTGCCTCAGCATCCGACAGCGCCGAGTCAGCCTCCGTGATGACTCCTCGTTTGTCTTCACTCTTACCGACAAAGACTCTGGCGTTGTTCGCTATGGAATCTGTGTCAACTTTTACCGCTCCTTTCAAAGGGGGCACCACCGCCCCAGGACAGACAAAG GGGACAAGGGACCTTTAGCAGAGACTGCGGTTGAGGCCACAGAAAAATCTGACCTCCCTGCTGATGAGCTTGTCCCCCCGCCTGCCAGTGGAGATGCatttccccctggagacttgGGAACGGGCAGGTCCCCTCGGCAAAGACGCAAACCCAGGGTGGCCCCTCGGAACCGAAACAgcactttgacttcactctgcATGCTCAGCCACTACCCATTCTTCTCCACCTTCAGGGAGTGCCTGTACATCCTGAAGCGCATGGTAGACTGCTGCAGCCACCGGCTCACACAGCGCACGGGCCTGCCCAAGGGCACTCAGAG GGACACCATGTGGCGTGTTTTTACGGGTGCGCTCTCTgtagaggagaaggagaagggcaGCCAGCTGCTGCAGGACTTGCGGGAGGTGGAATCGTGGGTGTACCGCCTGCTTCGTTCGCCCGTGCCCGTAGCCACCTTGCGCCGCGTGGACGTGGAAGTGCTGCCTCACGACATGCAGCCACCCCTTACCTTTGCCCTCCCCGACTCTTCTCGATTCAGCCTGGTGGACTTCCCACTCCACCTTCCCCTGGAGTTGCTGGGTGTGGATGCATGTCTGCAGGTTCTCACCTGCATTTTGCTGGAACATAAG GTGGTTTTGCAGTCTCGGGACTACAACGCTCTGTCCATGAGTGTCATGGCATTTGTAGCTATGATCTACCCCTTAGAGTACATGTTTCCTGTCATCCCCCTGCTTCCCACATGCATGGCTTCTGCTGAACAG CTTCTTCTTGCTCCAACTCCTTACATCATTGGTGTCCCAGCCAGCTTTTTCCTTTACAAGTCGGATTTTAAGATGCCAGATGATGTCTGGCTAGTTGATCTTGACTGCAACAAG GTTATTGCGCCAACCAACGCTGAAATACTGCCCCCCCTCCCAGAGCCTGAGTCATCAGAACTGAAGAAACACCTGAAGCAG GCCTTGGCCAGCATGAGCTTGAACACCCAGCCCATCCTCAACCTGGAGAAATTTCAGGAGGGACAGGAACtacctcttcttcctcctggcAGAGACAAGGCTTCACCATCATCGACAGAGTTCAACCCGCTCATATATGGGAATGACGTGGACTCTGTGGATGTCGCAACAAg GGTTGCCATGGTGAGGTTCTTCAATTCCCCAAATGTGCTGCAAGGGTTCCAGATGCACACACGTACCCTGCGCCTGTTCCCTCGCCCTGTGGTGGCATTCCAGGCAACCTCGTTCCTAGCCTCCCGGCCTCGGCGCTCTCCCTTTGCTGAAAAGCTGTCACACACTCAGGCTGTGGAATATTATGGAGAATGGGCCCTAAACCCGTCAAACCTTGCATTTCAGAGAATCCACAACA ATGTGTATGACCCCTCTTTGATCGGAGACAAGCCCAAGTGGTATGCTCACCAACTTCAGCCTGTGTATTACCGGGTGTATGATGGCTCGTCCCAGCTGGCAGAAGCCATGAGCAGACCATTGGAGGATGAGGGAAATTATTCAGACCCCACTGATGACAG TGGCAGCGACAGTGAGGCCTATGACTCCAGCTCTTCATACTCTTCTCTTGGGGACTTTGTGAATGAAATGATCAGGGGCGACATTCAGGGAGACACTCCAA ATGTGGACCCACTTACACATGCTGCATTAGGGGATGCCAGTGAAGTTGAGTTCCATGACTTCCAGGAGTATAAGGAGGAGGGGTCTGACCGCATGGCTGAAGGAGAGGGCTCTGCCGACACTGCAGAGGGGCAACCTCTGCGTTCAAGCTCTAGCACCACCGCCAGCTCCAGCCCAAGCACAGTCATCCAGGGAGCAAATCAT GAACAGACAGAGCCTGGGGAGATGGAGGCTTCAGCAAGTGCTGTTCTCCAAAACTCTGTCCCTGGATTGGCTGTTCCACCTTTTACAAGACCCACCCCAGATCCTGTGCCTATGGATGCAGCCAATAAGAAGAAAGAATATGACAACCCATACTTTGAGCCACAATATGGGTTCCCCACTGATGATGATGCAGACAACGAGGAGCAAGAAGAGAGCTACACACCCCGCTTCAACCAGAACCTCAATGGCAACAA GCTTCAGCGGCCCCTGAGGCCCAGCAGTCTAAGGCTGCCAGGAGAGTCTGATGGTGAGGGAGACTCCCGCAACAGCTCTCCCAATTCCACCATCTCCAACAACAGCAGCGACGGTTTTGGGGGCCTCATGTCTTTTGCCA GTAACCTGTATAAGAACCATGGCACAAGCTTCAGCCTGTCCAACCTGGCTCTGCCCAACAAGGCAGCGCGGGAGAAGGCCACCCCATTCCCCAGCCTCAAAG GTGCCCGTGCTCCCAGAGCTCTGGTGGACCAGAAGTCATCGGTTATAAAGCACAGCCCCACTGTAAAGAGGGAGTCCCCCTCCCCGCAGGGCAGAGCCAACAACACCAG TGAGAACCAGCAGTTTCTGAAGGAGGTGGTGCAGAGTGTGCTGGACGGCCAGGGCGTCGGCTGGCTCAACATGAAGAAGGTACGCCGCTTGCTAGAGAATGAGCAGCTGCGCGTTTTTGTGCTAAGCAAACTCAACCGTGCAGTCCAGTCGGAAGAAGATGCCCGGCAGGAGGTCATCCGTGATGTG GAGGTGAGCAGGAAGGTGTACAAGGGGATGCTGGACTTGCTGAAGTGCACCGTGTCCAGTTTGGAGCACTCTTACACCAATGCAGGTCTGGGTGGTATGGCCAGTGTGTTCAGCCTTCTAGAGATTGCACGCacccactaccaaaccaaag ACCCGGAGAAGCGGAAGCGCAGCCCCACGGAGGGGTCAAGCAGCCCAGGCAGCAAAGAGAGTCCATCCGGTCGCATGGAGAGCGCCAGGGCTGCTGGCGTCCTCCTTGTGCCCCGACTCCAGCTGCCGCCCCCCTCCTCTGGGAAGGGGGCTCGTCACTTTGATACCCGGAGTCTGAACGAGGAGAATTTTATTGCATCTATTG GGGCGGAGGCTGCCAAACATCGTGTAGAGGGAGGAGACACTGAGGAGAAGAAGTCTCAAATAAGCGCGGATAGTGGTCTGAGTGTCACCTCTGGCTCACAG AAGAGTGATACTGAGTCTTTGGCTAGTTCTGAACCTCCAGCTCTTACAAGGAGCACCAGTCAGGATTCAGAGGCCAGCACAGTG GTCAGTAACAGCTCAGGGGAGACATTGGGGGCCGACAGTGACCTGAGCAGTACAGCAGGCGACTGTCTGGGTGGCAGGGTCCCTCCCCATCTCACCCTATCCAGAGGGACCCTCTCAGACAGTGAGATTGAAACCAACCCTGCCACcagctctgtgttt GGTAAAACCCACCAGCTAAAGCCAGGTGTGAAGGAGGCTGCAGGACCACTGACCAGAGGAGTTCCATCTGCTCCGATAGAGGATGTCAGCATGAGGATCTATCTGTGCGAGGGCCTGTTGG GGCGTGACAAGAGCTCCGTCTGGGATCAGCTGGAGGACGCTGCCATGGAGACCTTTTCCCTGA GCAAAGAGCGCTCTACACTGTGGGATCAGCTGCAGTTCTGGGAGGATGCATTTTTGGATGCAGTTATGCTGGAGAGAGAGGGCATGGGCATGGACCAGGGGCCACAGGAAATGATTGACAG GTACCTGTCTCTGGGGGATCATGATCGTAAACGTcttgaagatgatgaagaccGACTGCTGGCTACTCTGCTGCACAACATGATAGCCTACATGCTAATGATGAAG GTGAATAAGAATGACATTCGAAAGAAAGTCAGGCGTCTGATGGGAAAGTCCCACATTGGCCTGACCCACAGCCAGGAGATCAATGACATCCTCGACCGTCTGGCCAACTTG AGTGGCCGTGAACTTCCCATCAGGCCAAGTGGTAGCCGTCACATCAAAAAGCAGACTTttgtggtgcatgctgggactgATACCACAGGAGACATATTCTTTATGGAG GTGTGTGATGACTGCATCGTCCTGCGCAGCAACATTGGCACAGTATACGAGCGCTGGTGGTACGAGAAGCTCATCAACATGACTTACTGTCCTAAGACCAAGGTGCTGTGCTTGTGGAGGCGCAACGGCCAGGAGACACAGCTCAACAAGTTCTACACCAAGAAG TGTCGAGAACTGTATTACTGTGTGAAGGACAGTATGGAGAGGGCTGCAGCACGCCAGCAGAGTATTAAACCAG GGCCAGAGCTAGGGGGGGAGTTCCCTGTACAGGACATGAAGAGCGGAGAGGGCGGCCTGCTGCAGGTCACACTAGAAGGCATCAATCTCAAATTCATGCACAGCCAG GAGCGGAAG GTTTTCATAGAGCTGAATCACATTAAAAAGTGCAATACTGTGAAGGGGGTCTTTGTCCTGGAGGAATTTG